A region from the Acyrthosiphon pisum isolate AL4f chromosome A1, pea_aphid_22Mar2018_4r6ur, whole genome shotgun sequence genome encodes:
- the LOC100162830 gene encoding ribonucleoside-diphosphate reductase large subunit — translation MSNDVGKSSDKLFVKKRDGRMEEVMMDKITMRIEQLCEGLNMDFIDPPEITLFVIGDICPGISTVQIDNLAAETAAYLTTKHPDFAVLAARIAISNLYKETKNNFSDVIYDLYNMSNERNQRRMKIISDFHYGVVMKHADRLNNAIKHDRDYTYSYFGFKTLEKSYLLKINGKVVERPQHLLMRVSIGIHGEDIDAAIETYDLMSSKYFTHASPTMFNAATPRPQLSSCFLVANKSDSLEDFGKTVKTCAKISQSSGGIGIHLHNISAAGTTWTKYPRHESHGLVEPLKVLNDLAQYVDQGGKRPGAVAVYIEPWHADVYTYTELRKNTGNKEEKTRDLFLALWIPDEFMRRVEADQSWSLMCPRKCPGLSDVWGDDFVKLYKKYEDEKRYNRQVSARELWFRIITSQIETGMPYVLYKDACNSKSNQKNLGTIKCSNLCTEIIQYTSSEEVAVCNLASIAVNMFVKPNGEYDFEKLLKITKIVTKNLNRVIDVNFYPVIEAETSNKRHRPVGIGVQGLADLFLLMRFPFGSPESRKLNSQIFETLYYGALEASCELAEKYGTYSSYQGSPISQGILQYDMWNVKPTDLWDWDILKEKIAKHGVRNSLLLAPMPTASTAQILGNNESIEPYTTNLYYRRTLSGEFSVVNRHLLNDLIKLNLWNEDMRNELIYYKGSVQKIKSIPDNIKELYKTNWELSQKIILDMAADRAAFIDQSQSLNIHIEQPTIGKISSVHFYGWKKGLKTGMYYLRTRPAADPIQFTVNKSTLSSNIAIQTEKNDALSMQELVCSLENKDACTMCGA, via the exons ATGTCCAACGACGTGGGAAAATCTAGCGACAAGCTGTTTGTGAAAAAGCGTG atggtCGAATGGAAGAAGTAATGATGGACAAGATCACAATGCGAATTGAACAATTATGTGAGGGGCTCAATATGGACTTCATCGATCCg CCtgaaattacattatttgtCATCGGTGATATATGCCCAGGTATAAGCACTgtacaaattgacaatttagCTGCTGAAACTGCTGCTTATTTAACAACAAAACATCCAGATTTTGCTGTACTTGCTGCTCGTATTGCAATTTCTAATCTTTATAAagaaactaaaaacaatttcagcg atgtaatttatgatttgtataACATGTCAAATGAACGAAATCAAAGAcgtatgaaaattatttctgATTTTCATTATGGTGTTGTCATGAAACATGCGGATCGTTTAAATAATGCTATTAAACATGATAGAGATTatacttatagttattttgGATTCAAG ACACTTGAAAAgtcttatttattaaaaattaatggaaAAGTTGTGGAACGTCCTCAACATTTATTAATGAGGGTTTCAATTGGAATTCATGGTGAAGATATTGACGCAGCTATCGAAACATATGACTTAATGTCATCAAAGTATTTTACTCATGCTTCACCAACAATGTTCAATGCTGCTACACCTAGACCTCAACTTTCAAG TTGTTTTCTGGTGGCTAATAAATCAGATTCATTGGAAGACTTTGGTAAAACAGTTAAAACATGCGCCAAGATTTCTCAATCTTCTGGTGGTATTGGTATACACCTACACAATATTAGTGCAGCTGGTACAACATGGACCAAATACCCAAGACATGAATCCCATGGTCTTGTTGAACCGTTAAAAGTCCTTAATGATTTAGCTCAATATGTTGACCAAGGTGGAAag AGACCTGGGGCAGTTGCTGTTTATATTGAGCCTTGGCACGCCgatgtatatacttatacagaGTTACGTAAAAATACCGgtaataaagaagaaaaaactaGAGATTTATTTTTAGCTCTTTGGATACCTGATGAATTTATGAGACGTGTTGAGGCTGATCAATCTTGGAGCTTAATGTGTCCACGTAAATGTCCTGGTCTTTCAGATGTCTGGGGCGACGATTTTGTGAAACTTTACAAAAA ATATGAAGATGAAAAACGTTACAACAGGCAGGTATCGGCAAGGGAATTGTGGTTTCGTATAATAACTTCTCAAATTGAAACTGGTATGCCATATGTACTGTATAAAGATGCTTGCAATTCTAAAAGTAATCAAAAAAATCTTGGTACAATTAAGTGTAGTAATCTTTGTACTGAAATCATTCAATACACTTCGTCAGAAgaa gtagcaGTATGTAATCTAGCTTCAATTGctgtaaatatgtttgtaaaaccCAATGGAGAGTATGATTTCGAAAagcttttgaaaataactaaaattgtcaCTAAAAATTTGAATAGAGTAATAGATGTCAACTTTTATCCTGTCATAgaa GCCGAAACTTCAAATAAACGACATCGTCCTGTTGGGATTGGCGTACAAGGTTTagcagatttatttttattgatgcgATTTCCATTTGGCTCTCCTGAATCAAGAAAGCTAAATTCACAAATATTTGAGACCTTGTATTATGGTGCATTAGAAGCTAGTTGTGAGTTAGCTGAAAAATATGGAACTTATTCATCCTATCAAGGATCACCAATTAGTCAAGGA attttgcAGTATGATATGTGGAATGTAAAGCCTACTGACTTATGGGACTGggatatattaaaagaaaaaattgctAAACAtggagttagaaattcattgtTATTAGCACCGATGCCCACGGCTTCAACGGCACAAATTCTTGGAAATAACGAATCTATAGAACCATAcacaacaaatttatattacagaCGTACTCTTAGTGGAGAATTTAGT GTGGTTAACCGTCATTTATTGAACGATCTAATTAAGCTTAACCTATGGAATGAGGATATGAGAAATGAATTGATTTACTACAAGGGATCTGTGCAg aaaataaaaagtattccaGACAACATAAAAGAATTGTATAAAACGAATTGGGAATTATCTCAAAAAATCATATTAGATATGGCTGCAGATCGGGCAGCATTCATTGATCAATCTCAGTCATTAAATATTCACATTGAGCAACCAACTATTGGTAAAATATCATCTGTACATTTCTATGGATGGAAAAAG GGCTTAAAAACTGGTATGTACTATTTGCGAACCAGGCCTGCGGCTGATCCTATCCAGTTTACAGTTAATAAAAGTACACTGTCTAGTAATATTGCAATTCAAACTGAAAAGAATGATGCACTAAGTATGCAGGAGTTGGTATGTTCATTGGAAAACAAAGACGCATGTACAATGTGTGGAGCTTAA
- the LOC100163569 gene encoding dual specificity protein phosphatase 18 (The RefSeq protein has 2 substitutions compared to this genomic sequence), giving the protein MRQPTADTMASTAVLVGRYSSRSADPLHDRCNNRVPVNGGGAAIVLGRSDLFSVSPICPGLALCGALSIYTDKETVAALRPTCLINCAGELPDTPLPDTVHRYHKVPVADTVVTDLGPHMDTVTDLIHQEYISGGTTLIHCAAGVGRSAAFCIAYLIKYRGMTMNNAYRHVAKCRPCINPNTGFISQLIEFEGKFREE; this is encoded by the exons ATGAGACAGCCGACTGCGGACACCATGGCCAGCACCGCAGTACTACTGGGCAGGTATTCGTCGCGGTCCGCGGATCCGCTGCATGACCGATGCAATAACAGGGTGCCCGTCAACGGCGGCGGTGCCGCAATCGTTCTCGGCAGATCGGACTT atttaGCGTGTCTCCCATTTGTCCGGGACTGGCCCTCTGTGGCGCTCTGTCCATTTATACGGACAAAGAGACGGTGGCCGCGCTCCGGCCAACGTGCCTGATCAATTGCGCCGGCGAGCTGCCCGACACGCCTTTACCGGACACAGTGCACAGGTACCACAAGGTACCGGTAGCGGACACCGTGGTTACCGACCTCGGACCACACATGGACACGGTTACCGATCTCATACACCag gaATATATTTCTGGAGGTACAACATTAATACATTGTGCAGCTGGAGTGAGCAGATCAGCTGCTTTTTGCATAGCATACTTGATCAAATATCGTGGTATGACCATGAATAATGCATATCGTCACGTAGCCAAATGCAGACCTTGCATAAATCCAAATACGGGATTTATAAGTCAGCTAATAGAATTCGAAGGGAAATTTAGAGAGGAATag
- the LOC100160803 gene encoding 39S ribosomal protein L28, mitochondrial-like (The RefSeq protein has 1 substitution compared to this genomic sequence) has translation MEAKLANGLKLLYIPKKTRISSGLGDRLPEAYKKFYKEWRHKVPEPVYYKPTPGKWTKDEKTGAVIPVQNIPIPLKYPKTMHSGIWGGEAVVQGFKQNGNKYKSRVPHFWTPTLKKSVVYSEILNEYMSTTVTEKALDLINKNYGLDHYLLKTAACDLRTTLSLKIKRHLLMALRDKTLYADDNVKQQEVYDKYKHYLKDYTHEEIEWYGLTFFEALLKMQDIDELNEKKAPLKAKYRLELIEELKNSNETIEEDKSWLNKLNPFN, from the coding sequence ATGGAAGCTAAACTTGCCAATggtttaaagttattatatataccaaaaaaaacaaGAATCAGTTCCGGTCTTGGTGATCGGCTTCCAGAGGCATATAAGAAATTTTATAAGGAATGGCGTCACAAAGTTCCAGAACCAGTTTATTACAAACCTACACCAGGAAAATGGACTAAAGATGAGAAAACTGGAGCGGTTATTCCTGTTCAGAACATACCAATTCCTTTAAAGTATCCAAAAACAATGCATTCTGGTATTTGGGGAGGAGAAGCTGTAGTTCAAGGTTTCAAacaaaatggtaataaatataagaGTCGTGTTCCACATTTTTGGACACCAACACTAAAAAAGTCAGTGGTCTACAGTGAAATTCTAAATGAGTACATGTCAACTACTGTGACTGAAAAGGCCCTAGATCTTATTAATAAGAATTATGGTTTAGACCATTATCTATTGAAAACAGCTGCATGTGACTTAAGGACcactttaagtttaaaaattaaacgtcACCTTTTAATGGCTTTAAGAGACAAGACATTGTATGCAGATGATAATGTAAAACAACAAGAAGTGTACGACAAATATAAACACTACTTAAAGGATTACACTCATGAAGAAATTGAATGGTATGGTTTAACATTTTCTGAGGCTTTACTCAAGATGCAAGATATAGATGAATTAAACGAAAAGAAAGCGCCATTGAAGGCAAAATATAGACTGGAATTGATAGAGGAGTTGAAAAATAGTAATGAAACAATAGAAGAGGATAAAAGTTGGTTAAATAAACTTAATCCTTTTAATTAG